From one Aquipuribacter sp. SD81 genomic stretch:
- a CDS encoding ComEC/Rec2 family competence protein, whose product MTLAELYFIDVGQGDCTLMVDSLSRAALIVDCPSHAANRIAAFLRTNNLHLAAVLVTHWDRDHYGGVARLARSFLPPQVFYNHDTLFPEPPYGRSGIRSTLKTFLNLPPGSLNPAAYPASGSVGSIKWRLLAPTHAEISSAYVKGRRNEASAVVEVLVGNVRILIGGDAVASTWSRLLSSGLGQASVLRWPHHGAELHGDPTLSIAKKLLSSTNPDATIVSVGAENTYAHPHLGVISAAASVSEVACTQRTSGCSGCPASGHTYCGSSLLMQVFTLRHTLKPTVV is encoded by the coding sequence ATGACACTCGCCGAATTGTACTTCATCGACGTTGGCCAGGGGGACTGCACCTTGATGGTCGACTCACTGTCTAGAGCAGCGCTAATCGTGGACTGCCCGAGCCATGCGGCGAACCGAATTGCTGCCTTTCTGAGAACGAACAATCTGCATTTGGCGGCTGTACTGGTAACCCATTGGGATCGTGATCACTACGGCGGGGTCGCTCGGCTCGCCAGAAGTTTCCTGCCGCCGCAGGTCTTCTACAACCACGACACGCTGTTTCCCGAGCCTCCTTACGGGCGCAGCGGCATCAGAAGTACGCTGAAAACGTTTCTTAATCTTCCACCAGGCTCCCTCAATCCAGCTGCATACCCTGCGAGTGGGTCGGTTGGCAGCATCAAGTGGCGTCTGCTGGCGCCGACCCACGCCGAAATATCTTCCGCCTACGTGAAGGGGAGGCGGAATGAGGCGTCCGCAGTCGTAGAAGTGCTGGTGGGCAACGTTCGCATTCTCATCGGCGGCGATGCTGTCGCGTCCACTTGGTCGCGCCTTTTGTCGAGCGGACTGGGGCAAGCGTCCGTGTTGCGGTGGCCCCATCACGGAGCCGAATTGCACGGCGACCCAACTCTGTCAATCGCCAAGAAACTACTATCGAGCACCAATCCGGACGCCACGATTGTCTCAGTTGGGGCCGAAAACACTTACGCGCACCCTCACCTCGGGGTGATTTCTGCCGCAGCAAGCGTTTCTGAGGTTGCCTGCACGCAACGGACGTCGGGATGCAGCGGATGTCCGGCGAGTGGTCACACCTACTGCGGGTCTTCGTTGCTCATGCAAGTGTTCACGCTCCGCCACACGCTCAAGCCGACCGTCGTCTGA
- a CDS encoding NUDIX hydrolase: protein MARVDYIDDPDAPAANSVVPSVVAAVTDEQGRLLLIHKTDNDLWALPGGGHEVGESISDTVVREVKEETGYDVEVTDIVGTYTNPRHVMAYDDGEVRQQFSICFRAKLVGGQARTSSESKAVEWVDVSRVDELPMHPSMRQRVAHALEVGGRPHIG from the coding sequence ATGGCCCGTGTCGACTACATCGACGATCCCGACGCCCCCGCGGCGAACAGCGTCGTGCCGTCTGTCGTTGCGGCGGTGACCGACGAGCAGGGCCGGCTCCTCCTCATCCACAAGACTGACAACGACCTCTGGGCCCTGCCGGGCGGCGGACACGAGGTCGGCGAGTCCATCAGCGACACAGTCGTCCGCGAGGTCAAGGAAGAGACCGGCTACGACGTCGAGGTGACCGACATCGTCGGCACGTACACGAACCCCCGGCACGTCATGGCTTACGACGACGGCGAGGTCCGCCAGCAGTTCTCCATCTGCTTCCGCGCCAAACTCGTCGGCGGTCAGGCGCGAACGAGCAGCGAAAGCAAGGCCGTCGAGTGGGTCGACGTCTCGCGCGTCGACGAGCTGCCCATGCACCCGTCCATGCGCCAGCGCGTGGCTCACGCGCTAGAGGTCGGCGGCCGCCCGCACATCGGCTGA
- a CDS encoding HD domain-containing protein, which produces MMQPVGDARELAARWLDVASNRWRHVQSVGRRAERLVREADNVSSALVRAAWLHDVGYAPELAATGFHPLDGARYLAEQGESDEVVALVAHHSGARYEAEERGLAHELAALPKPAADDLDMLTFLDLTTSPQGRVVTVKERLSEILSRYEADDPVYRAVTRSSGELVASVERAQAALRSADVRAAADL; this is translated from the coding sequence ATGATGCAGCCGGTCGGCGACGCACGCGAGCTCGCTGCACGATGGCTGGACGTGGCGAGCAACCGTTGGCGACATGTGCAGTCGGTGGGGCGGCGGGCAGAGCGCTTGGTCCGCGAAGCCGACAACGTCTCCTCGGCGCTCGTGCGCGCCGCGTGGCTGCATGACGTCGGCTACGCGCCCGAGCTCGCTGCCACAGGCTTCCATCCCCTAGACGGCGCTCGGTACCTAGCCGAGCAGGGCGAGAGCGACGAGGTCGTGGCCCTGGTGGCCCATCACTCGGGGGCGCGGTACGAGGCCGAAGAGCGCGGGCTGGCCCACGAGCTCGCCGCACTGCCGAAGCCTGCCGCCGACGACCTCGACATGTTGACCTTTCTCGACCTCACCACGAGTCCTCAGGGGCGGGTTGTGACCGTCAAGGAGAGGCTGTCCGAGATCCTGTCGCGGTATGAAGCGGACGACCCCGTCTACCGAGCGGTCACGCGTTCGAGTGGCGAGTTGGTGGCCTCGGTCGAGCGTGCGCAGGCAGCCTTGCGGTCAGCCGATGTGCGGGCGGCCGCCGACCTCTAG
- a CDS encoding helix-turn-helix domain-containing protein yields the protein MAIRLMTAVWDDESLPRGDVLLMLALADHANDEGACFPSINRLARRTRSSPSTVRRHLRSLREAGRVTVDAREGTSNVYRIVLRGAGWAYGNGAAGAPCQSDTLLQNDTPRGLTPLSPRDRGTPATAVAGRGVRAVAPEPSRSPSGTDRYAVEQPSVDLTPETSVGAIGASQAPGTSRPLAAPESAAWAATKAELVSRFPDVAWRGWSDRHDAEAERHLARLGADVLIRVAGRPKRPDLSLAWLKRWEHEPATRASRPTQRCLDHHVTHHGTCPGCRADQLAAR from the coding sequence GTGGCCATCCGCCTGATGACAGCCGTCTGGGACGACGAGTCGCTTCCCAGAGGCGACGTGCTCCTCATGCTCGCTCTGGCTGACCACGCCAACGACGAAGGCGCCTGCTTCCCGTCGATCAACCGGCTGGCCCGTCGGACCCGCTCATCACCGAGCACCGTGCGCCGGCACCTGAGGTCGCTTCGCGAGGCCGGCCGGGTGACCGTCGACGCACGTGAAGGGACGTCGAACGTCTACCGCATCGTGCTCCGCGGCGCGGGCTGGGCGTACGGCAACGGGGCGGCCGGCGCCCCCTGCCAGTCCGACACCCTCCTGCAGAACGATACCCCCCGCGGACTGACACCCCTGTCGCCTCGCGACCGGGGTACCCCTGCCACGGCTGTGGCAGGCCGGGGTGTCAGAGCCGTGGCACCCGAACCGTCCCGAAGCCCCAGTGGAACCGACCGGTACGCGGTCGAGCAGCCGTCCGTCGACCTCACGCCCGAGACGTCGGTTGGTGCGATCGGTGCAAGCCAAGCCCCAGGCACATCTCGGCCCCTGGCCGCGCCGGAGTCGGCCGCGTGGGCGGCGACGAAGGCGGAGCTCGTCTCCCGGTTTCCGGACGTCGCCTGGCGGGGCTGGTCCGACCGCCACGACGCCGAAGCGGAACGCCACCTAGCTCGCCTCGGCGCCGACGTCCTCATCCGCGTCGCCGGCCGGCCGAAACGTCCAGACCTGTCGCTCGCCTGGCTGAAGCGCTGGGAGCACGAGCCGGCGACCAGAGCCTCGCGACCGACGCAGCGCTGCCTGGACCACCACGTCACCCACCACGGCACCTGCCCGGGTTGCCGCGCCGACCAGCTAGCCGCTCGATGA
- a CDS encoding LapA family protein, with the protein MSAPDVVPPTPSDGPPAAGRAGLSGGTIATGGGVAGLVVFMAQNRDDATLTFLLWSFTWPLWLLVLVSAVLGSLVWIGLGVLRRHRRRVARRAARRGS; encoded by the coding sequence ATGAGCGCACCGGACGTCGTTCCGCCTACACCGTCGGACGGGCCGCCGGCTGCGGGGCGGGCCGGGCTCAGCGGCGGCACGATCGCGACGGGGGGAGGCGTCGCCGGGCTGGTCGTGTTCATGGCGCAGAACCGCGACGACGCGACGCTGACGTTCCTGCTGTGGAGCTTCACGTGGCCGCTGTGGCTGCTCGTGCTCGTCTCTGCCGTGCTCGGGTCGCTGGTCTGGATCGGGCTCGGGGTGCTGCGCCGCCACCGGCGCCGGGTCGCGCGCCGAGCCGCGCGTCGCGGCAGCTGA
- a CDS encoding helix-turn-helix transcriptional regulator, with amino-acid sequence MSRTTHLSIADVCAELGVSRSTYYDWRAKGRGPRSLKLPNGEIRIRRHDFEQWLASCDES; translated from the coding sequence ATGAGCCGAACCACGCACCTGTCCATCGCCGATGTGTGCGCCGAGCTCGGCGTGTCGCGCTCGACCTACTACGACTGGCGCGCGAAGGGGCGCGGTCCTCGCTCGCTCAAGCTGCCGAACGGTGAGATCCGCATCCGCCGCCACGACTTCGAGCAGTGGCTCGCCAGCTGCGATGAGTCGTGA
- a CDS encoding N-6 DNA methylase yields MQGDIEGRVAVLGALLDQWGYSSSYIEREFPVNLSVREQRVADVVAFTDSKIHDASTATLIAEFSDTTRRNELSLLHSMATMLAAPLALTVDHSNVSVWAIRADVNALQRLEQVPIGEVGQLSDRRSAYGREVLRRPKDHGLSQAALFPLDAGELMHVSRRKSREILTSAVEDLVASAASLLPDAVPTSITRLALAAIAVSMLRDKRILPEAQTGGALIDAAIQRFPGYFDWTVAMPSHEFELFNALVDQLASSLSFAGLEPAMVSDVYEEALVSPTQRRVQGTFYTPPGLARQMAAALPVESFPPAERHILDPTCGSGTMLLAGAERLRHALLADSATSDIASAHQYVTGHLAGFDNDPFAVEISKLSLLLAALPAGNSWRVQTADVLSMPPDNAGAPSMIISNPPWSQTRAQGYRVERANLFVSWMLEAVRPGGYVACVLPLGWAEAASNRSARQELLAQARLLDLWYLPTEVFPTVSDAIAPIVVVAQKSRHTIRRPTLIKTVRRAENLASFYELGTPESAILVDANESADALLQGPITSFLTQRGLTAGSIANIAVVRNGRPHKPGRPRRTANDASHWELTSLRDLPAFGRAIAKTPVRFPEDFDNTGPAWAKYVQPPKLVVTAKRWSTGDPWRFKVGFDDSGAVLRETFHLIVPKDDHRWGDLPATDRLPALMALLGSALANCWVGEHSRGRNLSPRSFDSLPLPPADGWHRLANMGKALLGVAQSGSDDEMSRLCSELEALVADIYQVPAGIQEEMKSILGGSIAPEGTERFPAPSLSVFYDETTELPTFGEVLEVSPNMGLRVWVSGMTADEGEWIAVPKRAHGWLMAQGQDFSVQPYGTGIEKAIFSLHPSEWRLPSEVSTSELQE; encoded by the coding sequence GTGCAAGGCGACATTGAAGGACGAGTTGCAGTGCTTGGCGCGCTGCTGGATCAGTGGGGCTACTCGTCGAGCTATATCGAGCGCGAGTTTCCCGTCAACCTATCTGTTCGCGAGCAGAGGGTAGCCGATGTGGTCGCATTCACCGACTCGAAGATTCACGACGCGTCCACCGCTACACTGATTGCTGAGTTTTCCGACACCACGCGCCGCAATGAATTGTCGCTCCTCCACTCCATGGCTACCATGCTTGCCGCTCCCCTCGCCCTGACTGTCGACCATTCGAATGTCTCAGTGTGGGCAATTCGAGCAGACGTCAACGCATTGCAGCGTCTGGAGCAAGTGCCGATTGGTGAGGTCGGGCAGTTAAGCGATCGCCGGTCGGCATACGGCCGCGAAGTACTTCGACGACCCAAGGATCACGGCCTTAGTCAAGCGGCGTTGTTTCCGTTAGACGCAGGCGAACTGATGCATGTGTCTCGTCGCAAGAGCAGAGAGATACTCACTTCAGCGGTAGAGGACTTGGTTGCGTCAGCTGCATCGCTTCTGCCCGATGCCGTTCCAACGTCAATAACCCGACTCGCCCTTGCAGCCATAGCTGTCTCTATGCTCCGCGATAAGCGGATACTCCCTGAAGCGCAGACTGGCGGTGCGCTGATTGACGCGGCAATCCAGCGCTTCCCCGGATACTTTGACTGGACAGTCGCCATGCCGTCGCATGAGTTCGAGCTATTCAATGCGCTCGTGGACCAACTGGCCTCCTCTCTATCCTTTGCGGGCCTCGAGCCCGCCATGGTCAGTGACGTTTACGAAGAGGCATTAGTATCGCCTACTCAGCGCCGAGTCCAGGGCACGTTCTATACCCCACCAGGACTAGCTAGACAGATGGCGGCAGCGCTACCTGTCGAATCATTCCCCCCAGCGGAGAGACACATCCTGGACCCGACGTGTGGGTCGGGCACTATGCTCCTGGCTGGAGCCGAGCGGCTACGCCATGCGCTGCTCGCGGACAGCGCCACAAGCGACATAGCTTCCGCGCATCAGTACGTGACTGGTCACTTGGCGGGCTTCGACAACGACCCTTTTGCTGTTGAGATCTCAAAATTGTCGCTCCTCCTAGCCGCACTCCCGGCGGGGAACAGTTGGCGAGTACAGACTGCTGACGTGCTGTCCATGCCGCCTGACAATGCTGGCGCGCCCTCCATGATTATAAGCAATCCGCCCTGGTCTCAAACTCGAGCCCAAGGCTACAGAGTCGAGAGGGCTAACCTCTTCGTGAGTTGGATGCTCGAGGCTGTGCGCCCGGGCGGCTACGTGGCGTGCGTGTTGCCTCTCGGCTGGGCCGAGGCCGCGTCCAATCGCAGCGCTCGCCAAGAGTTGCTGGCTCAAGCCCGGTTGCTGGATTTGTGGTATCTACCAACAGAGGTTTTTCCGACCGTGAGCGATGCGATTGCACCGATTGTCGTAGTGGCGCAAAAGTCACGCCACACAATCCGGCGGCCAACTCTCATCAAGACCGTGCGCCGAGCCGAGAACTTGGCCTCATTCTACGAACTCGGCACCCCCGAGTCTGCGATATTGGTGGACGCAAATGAGTCAGCGGATGCGCTACTACAGGGGCCGATCACCAGTTTCCTCACGCAGCGAGGCTTGACGGCCGGATCCATTGCGAATATCGCCGTGGTTCGTAATGGCCGCCCTCACAAGCCCGGCCGGCCGCGCCGAACGGCTAATGATGCGAGTCATTGGGAATTGACGTCACTCCGCGACCTACCAGCTTTCGGCAGGGCCATCGCAAAGACTCCAGTCCGCTTCCCCGAAGACTTCGATAACACGGGTCCGGCTTGGGCAAAGTACGTGCAACCACCCAAGCTCGTGGTCACTGCAAAGCGGTGGTCCACAGGTGACCCATGGCGGTTCAAGGTTGGTTTCGATGACTCCGGCGCGGTGCTCCGCGAGACTTTCCACCTGATTGTCCCGAAAGACGACCATCGCTGGGGCGACCTTCCCGCCACGGATCGCCTTCCTGCGCTAATGGCACTTCTCGGCTCGGCGCTGGCCAACTGCTGGGTGGGAGAGCACTCGAGGGGACGAAACCTCAGTCCACGAAGTTTCGACTCTCTCCCTCTTCCACCGGCCGACGGATGGCACCGACTGGCGAACATGGGGAAGGCACTGCTTGGAGTCGCTCAGAGCGGTTCTGACGACGAGATGTCACGTCTCTGTTCGGAGCTCGAAGCTCTTGTTGCGGATATCTACCAGGTGCCAGCTGGCATACAAGAAGAGATGAAATCCATTCTCGGCGGGTCCATCGCTCCAGAAGGGACCGAACGCTTTCCTGCCCCAAGCCTCTCTGTCTTCTACGATGAGACCACTGAGCTGCCTACTTTCGGTGAGGTGCTCGAGGTCTCGCCGAATATGGGCCTCCGAGTATGGGTCTCGGGCATGACTGCAGACGAGGGTGAATGGATCGCCGTGCCGAAGCGAGCCCACGGCTGGCTCATGGCACAGGGGCAGGATTTCTCCGTGCAGCCCTATGGCACAGGGATCGAGAAGGCGATATTCAGTCTGCACCCCTCAGAGTGGCGTCTCCCAAGCGAGGTATCAACATCCGAGCTCCAGGAGTAG
- a CDS encoding putative bifunctional diguanylate cyclase/phosphodiesterase — protein MRLLEVGLALGWLGVAAVLLLRPLPPASGAVVSYVVQCATVLAAAAVMAVRARQARGAFRRARALLAACLVVTAAAGVLATVIRLAHDGDPPVPSLADVVHFAFLPLCVAGLLCYPLRDDDEGSWTRVLLDGVVAASALWFVLWTVLLEPAGVGGLPLATLVTAVGYPATDVLVAATAAGMMLRVAPRARRELTLIAAGVTAYGVSDVAYTVLTVQGAYRPDSWVGVLAEGGILLLLLAAVRADASPRAVADGGEGSAWWACVPYLAVLAAIVTGSSAAVVRGQLDASAVLLAAVLVTAMLARQLVAHRDRGGALRRVRESRALFRSLVVSSSDLITLHDVDGTIRWSSPAVTTLTGLDLEDLRRTHPRELLHPDDVAVVRDLRRALTADPGEPGRVHVRLRAADGSWRWCESVVRNLLDEPGVAGVVCNTRDVHESYVLAERLRHDASHDSLTGLPNLAAARAELRRVHEAGADPVPVVAMVDLDGFKEVNDTFGHLVGDRLLVAVAGAVRGCVRAPDLVARVGGDEFVLVLHDAAAAEGVARRVLEALRRPMSVAGRPLAVRASIGLAPLHADGPEATLRDADLAMYAAKEAGRDRLVWAHPSMHEAAAARAEIVAELRQVLDAGGLTLHYQPIVDLADGSLSGVEALLRWFREDGSAVPPDVFVPVAEATGLMTAVDEWVLDHACADLAAWRRGGADVPQVSVNVSRRHLTVGLPALVAASLARHGLTGADLCLEVTESAVAPDPATAVAVLEAVRATGVRVALDDFGTGQSSLSQLADLPVDVVKIDKSFVARSEAEGGRQLLRSVLAMCRALGLRVVVEGVEDLATLPALRADGCHLGQGYALGRPSPAHVVAGRARADDGVAVAPLG, from the coding sequence GTGCGTCTGCTCGAGGTGGGCCTCGCACTCGGCTGGCTCGGTGTCGCCGCGGTGCTCCTGCTGCGGCCGCTGCCCCCTGCGTCCGGCGCGGTCGTGTCGTACGTCGTGCAGTGCGCGACGGTGCTGGCCGCGGCCGCCGTGATGGCCGTCCGCGCCCGGCAGGCGCGCGGCGCGTTCCGGAGGGCGCGTGCGCTGCTGGCGGCGTGCCTCGTCGTGACCGCGGCTGCGGGCGTGCTCGCGACGGTCATCCGGCTCGCGCACGACGGTGACCCGCCGGTGCCGTCGCTGGCGGACGTCGTGCACTTCGCCTTCCTGCCCCTGTGCGTCGCCGGGCTGCTCTGCTACCCGCTGCGGGACGACGACGAGGGGTCGTGGACACGCGTCCTGCTCGACGGGGTCGTCGCGGCGAGCGCGCTGTGGTTCGTGCTGTGGACGGTGCTCCTCGAGCCGGCCGGGGTCGGCGGGCTGCCGCTCGCCACCCTCGTGACCGCCGTCGGGTACCCCGCGACCGACGTGCTCGTCGCCGCGACGGCCGCCGGCATGATGCTGCGGGTCGCGCCGCGTGCGCGGCGCGAGCTCACCCTCATCGCGGCCGGCGTCACCGCCTACGGCGTCTCCGACGTCGCGTACACCGTGCTGACGGTGCAGGGGGCCTACCGGCCCGACAGCTGGGTCGGCGTGCTGGCCGAGGGCGGCATCCTGCTCCTGCTGCTCGCCGCCGTGCGGGCCGACGCGTCGCCGCGCGCCGTCGCCGACGGCGGGGAGGGGTCCGCGTGGTGGGCGTGCGTGCCGTACCTCGCGGTGCTGGCCGCCATCGTGACGGGCTCGTCGGCCGCCGTGGTCCGTGGGCAGCTCGACGCCTCGGCCGTCCTGCTCGCCGCCGTGCTCGTGACCGCCATGCTCGCCCGACAGCTGGTCGCGCACCGGGACCGGGGCGGCGCGCTGCGCCGCGTGCGCGAGAGCCGGGCGCTGTTCCGCTCCCTCGTCGTGAGCTCCAGCGACCTCATCACCCTGCACGACGTCGACGGCACGATCCGCTGGTCGAGCCCGGCGGTCACCACCCTCACCGGTCTCGACCTCGAGGACCTGCGGCGCACGCACCCGCGCGAGCTGCTGCACCCCGACGACGTCGCCGTCGTGAGGGACCTGCGCCGTGCGCTCACCGCGGACCCCGGCGAGCCCGGCCGCGTGCACGTGCGGCTGCGAGCCGCCGACGGGTCGTGGCGCTGGTGCGAGTCGGTCGTGCGCAACCTGCTCGACGAGCCGGGCGTCGCCGGCGTGGTGTGCAACACCCGCGACGTCCACGAGTCGTACGTGCTGGCCGAGCGGTTGCGGCACGACGCCTCCCACGACTCCCTCACGGGCCTGCCGAACCTGGCCGCCGCGCGTGCGGAGCTGCGCCGCGTCCACGAGGCGGGCGCCGACCCGGTGCCGGTGGTCGCGATGGTCGACCTCGACGGGTTCAAGGAGGTCAACGACACGTTCGGCCACCTCGTCGGTGACCGGCTGCTCGTCGCGGTCGCCGGCGCCGTGCGCGGCTGCGTGCGCGCGCCGGACCTCGTGGCGCGGGTCGGCGGTGACGAGTTCGTGCTCGTGCTGCACGACGCGGCCGCCGCGGAGGGCGTCGCCCGACGGGTGCTCGAGGCGCTGCGGCGGCCGATGAGCGTGGCCGGGCGCCCGCTGGCGGTGCGGGCGAGCATCGGGCTCGCGCCGCTGCACGCGGACGGGCCCGAGGCGACGCTGCGCGACGCCGACCTCGCGATGTACGCGGCCAAGGAGGCCGGCCGGGACCGGCTGGTGTGGGCGCACCCGTCCATGCACGAGGCTGCCGCCGCACGGGCCGAGATCGTCGCCGAGCTCCGGCAGGTGCTCGACGCCGGCGGGCTGACGCTGCACTACCAGCCGATCGTCGACCTGGCGGACGGTTCGCTGTCGGGCGTCGAGGCGCTGCTGCGCTGGTTCCGCGAGGACGGCTCGGCAGTGCCGCCCGACGTGTTCGTGCCCGTCGCGGAGGCGACGGGGCTCATGACGGCCGTCGACGAGTGGGTGCTCGACCACGCGTGCGCGGACCTCGCCGCCTGGCGGCGCGGTGGGGCGGACGTGCCGCAGGTGAGCGTCAACGTGTCCCGGCGCCACCTGACCGTCGGGCTGCCCGCCCTGGTGGCTGCTTCGCTCGCCCGGCACGGCCTGACGGGGGCGGACCTGTGCCTGGAGGTGACGGAGAGTGCGGTCGCGCCGGACCCTGCGACGGCGGTGGCCGTGCTCGAGGCCGTGCGCGCGACGGGCGTGCGGGTCGCGCTCGACGACTTCGGCACGGGCCAGTCGTCGCTGTCGCAGCTGGCGGACCTGCCCGTCGACGTCGTGAAGATCGACAAGTCGTTCGTCGCGAGGTCGGAGGCCGAGGGCGGTCGGCAGCTGCTGCGCTCGGTGCTCGCGATGTGCCGGGCGCTCGGGCTGCGCGTGGTGGTCGAGGGCGTCGAGGACCTCGCGACGCTGCCGGCGCTGCGGGCCGACGGCTGCCACCTCGGTCAGGGGTATGCGCTCGGGCGGCCGAGCCCCGCGCACGTCGTGGCCGGTCGGGCCCGAGCCGACGACGGCGTCGCCGTAGCCCCGCTCGGCTGA
- a CDS encoding ferredoxin reductase, translating to MALLRTSPDPRPARRQSRRPAGVATSGQRLVTLARRVAGAALTPLVPDDYLDLVAPLRSGAPLRARVVDLVRETPDATTVRLRPGRDWAGHVPGQYVRIGMDVDGVRRWRAYSLTSLVDAPDGLVSITVKAIPDGLVSGHVRDGLRPGALVHLDQATGEFTLGAHRGPTLFLTAGSGVTPVMGMLRNHLAELDDVVVVHSAPTAADVVFGPQLRAWHAEGRLRLVERHTATDGILRPTELDDVVPDWRQRETWACGPTALLDDAEAHFEAAGVAGRLHTERFRPTVVAAGEGGTVTFTRSGTTVDADGASTLLDTGEEAGVLMPSGCRMGICFGCVAGLRSGAVRDLRDGELTTAVPEDGIRIQTCVSAAAGPCEIDL from the coding sequence ATGGCACTCCTCCGAACCTCGCCGGACCCCCGGCCGGCCCGTCGGCAGAGCCGCCGGCCCGCCGGCGTCGCGACCTCCGGGCAGCGGCTCGTCACCCTCGCCCGGCGCGTCGCCGGTGCCGCGCTCACCCCGCTGGTCCCGGACGACTACCTCGACCTCGTCGCCCCGCTGCGCTCCGGCGCCCCGCTCCGGGCCCGGGTCGTCGACCTCGTCCGCGAGACCCCCGACGCCACGACGGTGCGGCTGCGCCCCGGGCGCGACTGGGCCGGCCACGTGCCCGGGCAGTACGTGCGGATCGGCATGGACGTCGACGGCGTCCGCCGCTGGCGCGCCTACTCCCTCACCTCGCTCGTCGACGCCCCGGACGGGCTCGTCTCGATCACCGTGAAGGCGATCCCGGACGGCCTCGTGAGCGGCCACGTGCGCGACGGGCTGCGCCCCGGGGCGCTCGTCCACCTCGACCAGGCGACGGGCGAGTTCACCCTCGGCGCGCACCGCGGCCCGACGCTGTTCCTCACCGCGGGCTCCGGCGTCACCCCGGTCATGGGCATGCTGCGCAACCACCTCGCCGAGCTCGACGACGTCGTCGTCGTGCACTCCGCGCCCACGGCGGCCGACGTCGTGTTCGGCCCGCAGCTACGCGCGTGGCACGCCGAGGGCCGGCTGCGCCTCGTGGAGCGCCACACCGCGACCGACGGCATCCTCCGCCCGACCGAGCTCGACGACGTCGTGCCTGACTGGCGCCAGCGCGAGACGTGGGCGTGCGGGCCGACCGCGCTGCTCGACGACGCGGAGGCCCACTTCGAGGCGGCCGGCGTGGCCGGGCGCCTGCACACGGAGCGCTTCCGCCCGACGGTCGTGGCGGCGGGCGAGGGCGGCACCGTCACCTTCACGCGCAGCGGCACGACCGTCGACGCCGACGGTGCCTCGACCCTGCTCGACACCGGCGAGGAGGCGGGCGTCCTGATGCCGTCCGGCTGCCGCATGGGCATCTGCTTCGGCTGCGTGGCCGGGCTGCGCTCCGGCGCGGTCCGCGACCTGCGCGACGGCGAGCTCACCACGGCCGTCCCCGAGGACGGCATCCGCATCCAGACCTGCGTCTCGGCCGCCGCCGGGCCGTGCGAGATCGACCTCTGA
- a CDS encoding XRE family transcriptional regulator produces MDRKTVERWLSAGRVPHQRHRLAVARLLGEDDLFLWPETATSQRAESASQAEFVALYPNRGSVSIDTWASLIDNATEAIDVLAFAGSFLHDAIPEFDERITSAARRGAQVRLLFGDPEGDAVERRGAEERIGDLLSARCRLTWNYLQSVLGTPGLSARQHNTTLYASIFRFDETLLANPHTYGAAASQSPVLHLRRLPGGRLFTTYMKSFDRAWEQATGVTAD; encoded by the coding sequence GTGGACCGCAAGACGGTCGAGCGCTGGCTAAGCGCCGGTCGGGTCCCGCATCAGCGGCACCGTCTCGCCGTCGCCCGGCTTCTCGGCGAGGACGATCTCTTCCTTTGGCCGGAGACGGCGACGAGCCAGCGGGCCGAGTCCGCCAGTCAGGCGGAGTTCGTCGCGCTCTACCCGAACCGAGGCTCGGTCAGCATCGACACCTGGGCGTCACTCATCGACAACGCGACGGAGGCGATCGACGTGCTCGCCTTCGCCGGCAGCTTTCTCCATGACGCCATCCCGGAGTTCGACGAGCGCATCACATCAGCGGCTCGACGCGGCGCGCAGGTACGCCTGCTCTTCGGCGACCCCGAGGGCGACGCAGTCGAGCGCAGAGGCGCCGAGGAACGCATCGGGGACCTCCTCTCCGCCCGGTGCCGCCTCACCTGGAACTACCTGCAGAGCGTCCTTGGCACGCCCGGGCTGTCGGCTCGCCAGCACAACACCACCCTGTACGCGTCGATCTTCCGCTTCGACGAGACGTTGCTGGCCAACCCGCACACGTACGGCGCAGCGGCGAGCCAGTCTCCGGTGCTTCACCTTCGGCGGCTGCCGGGTGGACGGCTCTTCACCACGTACATGAAGTCGTTCGACCGAGCCTGGGAGCAGGCAACAGGCGTGACCGCTGATTAG